GAAGAATTTGTAGACacattaaaaaagtatatattttaaagcattttaattccaaGCTAAAAAGCTTGAACATTTTGGGATGTAGACATTCTATAGGCACGATCATATCATATCATTGTCCATGTTTGTTAGTCTATGGTGCATCTATAGCGCTAAAATACTTTTTCTGGGTGCCAAACAATTACCCTAATGATATTGATCTTAGGCAGTATATTCCAAACATTAATATCAGCAATTTGCCACTTTCAGGTCTCTTCCACTTCACATCTGGTACAATTGTCCTTGCTGAGATTGAAGCAGATATTTGGGTCACAAATTTAcacaagattgttttttttttttttttttttttttaataacattgttgaattcacttctttaaaagTGCATATCAACCCCACACACAGGCCTAACTTATCTCCCCCAGATAGGTTTTATGCGTTTTGAAAAGACGATGTTTTTGTCTGACCTCTCTCAAAATTGTGAATGTCATTCATAACTTAAGAGTGCAAACATCTGATTTTCCTCATGATCTCTCACCTTCTGATAATGCAGATGCAACATCAAGCTGATTGAGGACCATGCCTTTCAGAATGTGCAGCGCTTGAGTGTCCTGACGCTTACTGGGAACCCCATCGAACATTGCAGTGCCACACCCTTCTCTGCTCTGATGCTGCTGCACAAACTGGTGGTGTTGGATATAGGCATTTCCTCTTTCGAAGACTTGACAATTAGTTCCCTGGTGAACCTTAAAGAACTAAAGGCGGGCACAAACAAGCTAAGCTCAATGAAACTACCCCCTGATTTTAACCTGACCAGCCTTACACTTCTTGACttgcacaacaacaacatttcaagtaTAACAGTTGAAGAAACATGGTTCCTAAGAAAAATGCACACACCAAATCTAACAGTTATTCTTTCACGAAACAAAATCTCATATATTGAACACGGAGCATTTCGTGGAGTTTACATTAAGGAACTTAACCTAAGAAGTGCATTTCTGTCTCCCATTGACATGAAGGCTGGTCTTCAGGCAATGGCAGGTCTGAATGTATTTAAGCTCGTCCTCGGAAACTACAGGAATGAAGGAACTCAGCGCGGCACTCAAGTCAGTCTTTTTGATGGTCTGTGCGAAGTAAAACATcaggaaatgcatttaattcatttgaaacaatttcCTATAAATGTATTTCACCCTAATGAATTATTTCCCTGTCTTATTAATGCATCTGTGATCAAAATCTTGAGCAGCAGACTTTCAAGTTTAAAAGTTCCCAAGTTTACAAACCTTAAAGTGATGGATTTGAGTTACAATTACTTTGATCACCTGCCTTCCAAAGAAATTTCAAACCAGCCCACCTTGGAGACATTTGTGATGACAAATAACAATGCACTGAGGACATTTCTCTCCAATTTCTCAGGATTGCCCAATCTGAAACACATTGATATCAGCAGGAATGCTCTGGATATTAAGGGATGCTGCCATGAAATGTTTGCTGGGGTAACTCAATTAAAATATCTCAACTTGAGTCACAATGTCAAACTCTCCTTTGAAGGCTTATTTTTCAATGGCCTTCATGCTCTAGAAACACTGGATTTTAGTCACACAAATGTAAAGGGTTTGGgcgacatttttgttttgcaaggactaaaaaagttaaaatatctTGATATGTCTTATACAGACACGTACTTTGTCATTCCTCACACACTGGCGGATCTGTACAGTTTAGAAGTGCTGAAAATGGCTGGGAACAGCTATGCCAACATATctgcttatttttttaagaatctgAAACGCTTAGAATTCCTTGATGTATCAAACTGCCAGCTCGAGCACCTTCACTGGAGCACATTCGCAGGACTCGAACAACTTCAGCACTTAATCCTCACCAATAATAGGTTAACAGCAGCGGATTTTCTAACCCACCCAAGTCTTGGGGCTCTGAAGACGATACACATCGGTACAAACAACATCATTACTATTCCACAACACACTCTTGACCGTCTACCAAAAAACCTCACTGCGTTGGACTTATCCCAAAACCCCATTGAATGCACTTGTGCATATGCAGGCTTCATCAAGTGGACTATTGAGAATAAAGCAAAGTTAACAGATCAAAACCGAATTCTGTGTCAAGGCCCAGTGGACTcaaggaatacaaaagtcacAGAGTTTGACGTTAACTACTGCAGACACATGTCCACCATAATCATCACCCTGACGTTGGGCGTTGTCCTTTTAATCTTCTTCTTGACACTGTTTGTCTACAAGTATCAGTTTTACATTCGCTACGCCTGTATCCTGCTCAGAGGATACAGGAGCACGAAGATGGGGGAGTGCGCGTACGATGCCTTCGTCATATACTCCAGCAGGGATGAACTCTGGGTTATGGACGAGCTGGTG
This DNA window, taken from Amia ocellicauda isolate fAmiCal2 chromosome 9, fAmiCal2.hap1, whole genome shotgun sequence, encodes the following:
- the LOC136758182 gene encoding toll-like receptor 4 yields the protein MGLNLSRIPADIPPTVQTLDFSFNRLEALRNNSFPLLPDLTELDLTRCNIKLIEDHAFQNVQRLSVLTLTGNPIEHCSATPFSALMLLHKLVVLDIGISSFEDLTISSLVNLKELKAGTNKLSSMKLPPDFNLTSLTLLDLHNNNISSITVEETWFLRKMHTPNLTVILSRNKISYIEHGAFRGVYIKELNLRSAFLSPIDMKAGLQAMAGLNVFKLVLGNYRNEGTQRGTQVSLFDGLCEVKHQEMHLIHLKQFPINVFHPNELFPCLINASVIKILSSRLSSLKVPKFTNLKVMDLSYNYFDHLPSKEISNQPTLETFVMTNNNALRTFLSNFSGLPNLKHIDISRNALDIKGCCHEMFAGVTQLKYLNLSHNVKLSFEGLFFNGLHALETLDFSHTNVKGLGDIFVLQGLKKLKYLDMSYTDTYFVIPHTLADLYSLEVLKMAGNSYANISAYFFKNLKRLEFLDVSNCQLEHLHWSTFAGLEQLQHLILTNNRLTAADFLTHPSLGALKTIHIGTNNIITIPQHTLDRLPKNLTALDLSQNPIECTCAYAGFIKWTIENKAKLTDQNRILCQGPVDSRNTKVTEFDVNYCRHMSTIIITLTLGVVLLIFFLTLFVYKYQFYIRYACILLRGYRSTKMGECAYDAFVIYSSRDELWVMDELVENLENGVPPLQLCLHVRDFEVGKSITSNIIDEGILNSRKAIVVISQYFIESAWCKFEFEMAQSQQFFEGKPGIIAIILEDVEENNTKRMLGLHKYLKNNTYLKWKDNPMSRMVFWTRLKKAIISER